A single region of the Candidatus Sungiibacteriota bacterium genome encodes:
- a CDS encoding 50S ribosomal protein L25/general stress protein Ctc — protein sequence MELKAQPRTELGKKVKALRRAGFLPAVVYGEKVKSQPIAVPYKDFEKVYREAGESTLIKLDVDGKSHNVLIHDIKNDPLKGIPLHADFYAVRMDKEIRTKVSIEFFGESPAVKNEGGILVRVMQELEVEALPQDLPRELRIDLSGLAAFGSKLFVKDIPTPKGVKILAEPDEVVVLIEAPRSEEELAALEQVSTAAAPEEVKTEREIKEETKVVEETAGEEKEE from the coding sequence ATGGAACTTAAGGCCCAACCACGAACTGAATTAGGCAAAAAAGTAAAGGCTCTTCGGAGAGCCGGTTTTTTGCCTGCGGTGGTGTATGGCGAAAAAGTTAAGTCCCAGCCGATTGCGGTGCCGTATAAAGATTTTGAAAAGGTTTACCGCGAGGCAGGGGAGTCCACACTTATCAAACTTGATGTAGACGGCAAGTCCCATAACGTTTTAATACATGATATAAAAAATGACCCCCTAAAAGGCATCCCTCTTCATGCCGATTTCTATGCCGTGCGCATGGATAAAGAAATCCGCACCAAAGTTTCAATTGAATTTTTTGGAGAATCGCCCGCAGTTAAAAATGAAGGCGGTATTTTGGTAAGGGTAATGCAGGAACTTGAAGTAGAAGCCCTGCCGCAGGATTTACCGCGTGAGCTGCGGATTGACCTTTCGGGGCTTGCCGCATTTGGGTCCAAACTTTTTGTAAAAGATATTCCCACACCAAAAGGAGTGAAAATTTTGGCTGAACCGGACGAGGTGGTGGTATTGATTGAGGCGCCTCGTTCTGAAGAGGAGTTAGCCGCGCTGGAACAAGTTTCAACAGCGGCCGCACCCGAAGAAGTTAAAACAGAACGAGAAATAAAGGAAGAGACGAAAGTGGTGGAAGAAACGGCTGGCGAGGAGAAGGAAGAGTGA
- a CDS encoding D-glycerate dehydrogenase → MKIFVTRQIPNKGIDMVKSKGYEVVISPHGRVLKKEELIDFLKKDRYDAVLSLLTDKIDAEVLDTAKASGVKIFANYAVGFDNIDTKTATERGIMVTNTSGVLTDTVAEHTFALMLAIAHRIAESDRFTHAGKYIGWEPMLLLGTDISKKVFGIVGLGRIGSRVAHHAVKGFDMKVIYHDVKRSEDFEKEFAAEFRENVDDVFREADFVSIHVPLLPTTRHLVDSRRLKLMKKSAYLINTSRGPIVDEKALVEALKNGTIRGAALDVYENEPELAPGLTELENVILTPHTASATEETRQAMSELAAKNIIEALEGRPPPNLVRI, encoded by the coding sequence ATGAAAATTTTTGTAACCAGACAAATTCCAAATAAGGGTATAGATATGGTAAAAAGTAAGGGCTATGAAGTTGTCATAAGTCCGCATGGTCGCGTTCTTAAAAAAGAGGAACTGATTGATTTTTTGAAAAAAGATCGCTATGACGCGGTGCTGTCTTTGCTGACTGATAAAATTGACGCGGAAGTTTTGGACACAGCGAAGGCAAGCGGCGTTAAAATTTTTGCAAATTATGCGGTGGGGTTTGATAACATTGACACTAAAACCGCAACAGAGCGGGGGATTATGGTAACCAATACTTCGGGAGTTTTAACCGATACTGTTGCCGAACATACTTTTGCTCTCATGCTTGCTATTGCCCACAGAATTGCAGAATCGGATCGCTTTACCCATGCCGGAAAATACATTGGTTGGGAGCCGATGCTTTTACTTGGTACAGATATTTCAAAAAAGGTTTTTGGTATTGTGGGCCTTGGCAGGATTGGCTCTCGCGTAGCGCATCATGCTGTCAAAGGATTCGATATGAAGGTTATTTATCATGATGTGAAGCGCTCCGAAGACTTTGAAAAAGAATTTGCGGCGGAATTTCGAGAAAATGTTGATGATGTTTTTCGGGAAGCAGATTTTGTATCTATCCACGTGCCGCTTCTTCCAACCACCCGTCATTTAGTTGATTCCAGACGCCTTAAACTTATGAAAAAATCCGCGTATTTAATAAATACCTCCCGCGGTCCTATAGTTGACGAAAAAGCTCTGGTGGAGGCATTAAAAAATGGCACTATCCGTGGAGCCGCCCTTGATGTTTATGAAAACGAACCAGAGCTTGCTCCGGGTCTTACTGAACTTGAAAATGTGATTTTAACGCCCCATACCGCTTCTGCCACCGAAGAAACGAGACAAGCCATGTCCGAACTCGCTGCAAAAAATATCATTGAGGCATTGGAAGGCAGGCCACCGCCGAATCTGGTTAGAATTTAG
- a CDS encoding class II fructose-bisphosphate aldolase, with product MTLKEILQHASQEHWSTGHFNASEFDQVRAIAEACKEVGAPAIIGTSEGERKHMGLIEALAVRDAFRKDFGIPIFLNADHCKSVESAKETVEAGYDSVHIDLSKLSLEDNIGGTKEIVASAREKDKDISVEGEVGYFVTEASKVYKEVFEIPPESLTKPEEAERFVKETGVDRLAIAVGNIHGISLNEPHLDIARIKAIRERISKEVTLVLHAGSGIPEDQIRAAIEAGIANIHISTELRLAFVNALKESLATELDEVAMYKLDQSAIVAMKELVKEKLRLFGSEDKLKGRR from the coding sequence ATGACACTTAAAGAAATTTTACAGCATGCAAGTCAGGAACATTGGAGTACTGGGCATTTTAACGCCTCTGAATTTGATCAAGTTCGGGCGATTGCGGAAGCTTGCAAAGAAGTCGGCGCTCCGGCGATCATTGGCACTTCGGAAGGAGAAAGAAAGCATATGGGGCTTATTGAAGCGCTTGCTGTTCGGGATGCCTTCCGAAAAGATTTTGGCATTCCAATTTTTTTGAATGCGGATCATTGTAAAAGCGTAGAGTCTGCCAAAGAAACAGTTGAAGCCGGATACGATTCAGTGCATATTGATCTTTCCAAACTCTCGCTTGAAGATAACATTGGGGGCACCAAAGAAATAGTAGCATCCGCAAGAGAAAAAGATAAAGACATATCCGTAGAAGGCGAGGTTGGCTATTTTGTTACCGAAGCATCAAAAGTATATAAAGAAGTTTTTGAAATCCCGCCGGAGAGCTTAACCAAGCCCGAGGAGGCGGAACGTTTTGTAAAAGAAACAGGTGTGGATCGTCTGGCGATTGCGGTTGGCAACATACACGGAATTTCTTTGAACGAACCACATCTTGATATTGCCCGCATTAAAGCAATCCGCGAGCGTATCTCTAAAGAAGTAACATTAGTGCTTCATGCCGGCTCCGGAATTCCGGAAGACCAAATTAGGGCCGCTATTGAGGCCGGAATCGCCAATATCCATATTTCAACCGAGCTTCGCCTGGCGTTTGTGAACGCGCTAAAAGAAAGCTTGGCTACAGAATTAGATGAAGTGGCGATGTATAAGCTTGACCAGAGCGCAATTGTTGCTATGAAGGAATTAGTGAAAGAGAAATTAAGACTTTTTGGGTCAGAAGATAAGTTAAAAGGGCGACGTTGA
- a CDS encoding carbohydrate kinase family protein: MIYDFIAIGDTATDAFIRLKDASVHCDIDRERCVICMRFKDKIPYEAVYVVPAVGNSANASVAASRLGLKSALVSNIGDDYFGQECLDALKKEKVDTEFIKIHKDQKTNYHYVLWYEDDRTILIKHEEFEYSLPEIDKPKWVYFSSLAGNSLPFHKIVEKYLYDHPSIKLAFQPGTFQIKAGKDVLKKIYERSDVFLCNKEEAQRILGTDEKEIKKLLQMMHKLGPKIVVITDGPAGAYASDGQNAWSMRSYPDPKPPYERTGAGDAFSSTFVVALCLGLDVPEALRWAPINSMSVVQYVGAREGLLSRKKLEEYLAEAPADYFPKKI; encoded by the coding sequence ATGATTTACGATTTCATTGCCATAGGCGACACCGCAACCGATGCTTTTATACGATTAAAAGACGCATCGGTGCATTGTGATATTGATAGGGAACGATGCGTTATTTGCATGCGTTTCAAAGATAAAATTCCGTATGAGGCAGTCTATGTAGTGCCGGCCGTAGGCAATAGCGCCAATGCTTCGGTTGCCGCCTCGCGTTTGGGTTTAAAAAGCGCGCTTGTCTCCAACATAGGGGATGATTATTTCGGGCAGGAATGTTTGGACGCGTTAAAAAAAGAAAAAGTAGACACGGAGTTTATAAAAATCCATAAAGACCAGAAAACAAATTACCATTATGTTTTGTGGTACGAGGATGACCGCACGATTTTGATAAAACATGAGGAGTTTGAATATTCGCTTCCCGAAATAGACAAACCCAAGTGGGTCTATTTTTCGTCCCTCGCAGGAAATTCTTTACCTTTTCATAAAATAGTAGAGAAGTATCTTTACGACCATCCGTCAATTAAACTTGCTTTTCAGCCGGGCACTTTCCAGATAAAGGCCGGAAAAGATGTTTTGAAAAAAATTTACGAGCGCTCGGATGTGTTTTTATGCAATAAAGAAGAAGCCCAGAGGATTTTGGGAACCGACGAAAAAGAAATTAAAAAATTACTGCAAATGATGCATAAACTCGGTCCTAAAATAGTAGTGATTACCGACGGTCCGGCCGGGGCTTACGCATCTGATGGTCAAAATGCTTGGAGTATGCGTTCTTACCCCGACCCCAAGCCTCCATATGAACGTACTGGCGCAGGAGATGCCTTTTCCTCAACTTTTGTCGTAGCGCTTTGTCTGGGTTTAGACGTCCCCGAGGCGTTACGGTGGGCTCCTATAAATTCTATGTCCGTGGTGCAATATGTTGGCGCGCGAGAAGGCCTGCTTTCGCGAAAAAAACTTGAGGAATATCTTGCAGAAGCGCCGGCGGATTATTTCCCTAAAAAAATTTAA